AACCACATACAGGCACCAAACCCATAATTAAGtgtcaaaatgaaagagaataAAATATGACAAAGTCAAACATCAATTTCATAAATATGGGAGACCGAGTGCGCAGGAAGCATTTATATCAACAATGAAGAGATATGTATACACTATACACATAATGCAAATAAATGGGGTTCTGGGTAAATTTTGAACGAAAAATCTGCTTGCTTGATATTGTAAAATAATAGTTTAAGCACCCCCACATGCccacttctaattttaaatctttttgttttttccaatgttttatgtttcattCGCGTTTTCATAGCCATAGACCATTCATAAAACTAAGGGTCTATAATTTCTAATATTCAAAATAGTATAACAGAATTCGGCAAAAGAGAGCTAAAGAACTGATCGaaaataaacatgaaattCCTCACCATCTTGTAAGTGAACCTGTTGCTCCATCGTTTGCAAGCGCAATTTCAGTTCACTGTTTTCATTGGTCAGACCATTTGTATCTCTCTGCTCATTAGAAATCAACAAGAGAAACAGTCACTCGTTGTCCTCATTATATGTAAGCTACTTATATTACAGTATATAAACTACGGTTAATGCAAAATTCTTGGATTGATCTTTTTGTGATAGGAGGTATTTTCTTGTGACTGAAGATCAAGAGGGATAAGAGCTCAATTATAAAGATACGTGTACCCCAAAGCAAATGAGGAGCAGGCAATGGTTTTGGGTTCTAAGGAGGGTGATTGACCTATGAAGCGGTGGAAATTCGCAAGAGTGGGAAAAAGTCCATTGGGTGGAACATAGTAAGGGATGAAGATGTGGAGCTTCTGTGGGATAAATTCCATTTCGGTAGAATAGAGTAAGGGTATGAAGAGGTAAATCTTTTGTGGATAAAGTCCATGTTCAGGCTTCCTAGGCATGAGTACCATCTGAGTTGAAAGATTATTTTTGTCATGTAATCTATTATCAGAATGCCCATACTGCTTGTCTCTAGCTTTTATGGGGAACTTCTTGTGTTATAAAGTGCTTATTTTTATCTAGTGAACAATTCTCTCCTATCAGGGAAAAAAGCGACCAGGAGGTAATCATCTAGACATCAGAGTTAAGCTAAAGGAAAGCACCTGCAGGAGAGTTAATTGAGCAGACAACGACGTTGCTTCTGTTTGCAAGGTCTGAACTTTCTGTTCAAGCTCTGCAATGTACCGCATCTTCCTTTCCTTTGATCTTGCAGCTGACTGCCTATTTGCCCAGATCCTATGCATGGAAAAAcatgtataaataaataaatcatgaTAACAAATTGAGACAACAGAAACAAGGCACTATTATATAATCTTATTACATTTCAACAGAGTTGATTAAAAGAGAGGGAAACCTGTCCAGGCATAAATAGAGATACTaaagaaaactagaaattGAAGCATACCTGAAACATAAGACTATATGGtattttatttcaatgaaaacaaatacatACTGAAAAAATTCCAtgaaatttaactaaaatcataaattttcaaaggtATGACCCTTACATACACTGATACAAGACACTACTGCTAGCAATAATCGAACTACAGATTGTGGTAACAACAATTCAGGATagactttttttttaggatAGACTTGGTTCGCGTGTTAAACTTAAAGAACAGAATGAGAAATACTCAGTCAAATGATAGTATAAAATGCAGAACTTAATATCAActcaaaaataatacaaatccATTAACTCCTCCTTCAAATATCGGTGTATATGCACATATCTATGAGTgatcaaaaaataatacctcTTTGCACGTTTTGGATCGACTAGAGCAAGTTCCGCGAGCTTGGTAGCTGACAAAGCTTTCTTGGAATCAACTGCAGACATCTCTTCTGAACTCGCCACCAGCATCTCCGGTTTGATAGTTGTTGATCCATCCATTGATTGGCTATGTTGGTGCCGAACTCTGGGTCTCTCATGAGTACAGATGCTGATATTGTCTGTAGTGAGCGCTCTTGTTGCTGGTGCAAATGCTGGAGCAGCTTGTGGAGCAGAAGCTGATGGTTCACCCACTTGAAAGGATGATGATGTAGCAGATGAAGAATTGAATTTGTCCATATCAAGGTACATAGACAACAAGTCTTCCTCTGTCTCATCTGAAAATGAAGGACCATCGGCACCACCCACAACACCAAGGTCACTATCAAAGCTAATATCATCCGGAAGGGTCACGATTTCCGAATGGGCACGTCTATGACCCAATTTCCTTGGTGGGTAATCTGGCATTCGGCTAATATCATGACTAAAGTGATTAGATTCACTGGACATTCCGTGACCAAAATGACCTGGCTCTGCAGTAGCACCAGAGGCCAATGGTGGAAATGACGACGATGAAGAGGGTTCAGATTTCGCATTGTAAGTAGTTCCAGTAGGCAAAAGACTAGAGTACCTCCCTGAGGGCGGTGGTAAACCTCCACCATGCGCAGGAGACTTGTCCTTATCCATCTAGAATAATCACAAACATTAAGATGTTACAACAAACCCTGGAAATGAACTCAAAATAACTAGACAATAATTTCATTTACCCATGAAGTACTTTCAACAAAACCCTGCAACCCCAAACAGCATGTTACACCTTGCCAGACACATTTCACCAAATTTGATAGGAAGAAtgctttaatttttaatttttatggAATAGAACAAAAGACAGATTATGTTTCGGTTTTAGACAAATAATCAATCACCAGTCAGGAAGTCGAGACTAGATATGGATACAAGCTTTATCACATTAACAATTGAATAGTATACCACGATGATAAATTTCATCGATCATATTATACAATATGATATAAATTTCCATATGACAATGCAAGAATTCATCTCTCCAACATGAAAGCCGACCCAAGGAATCAaaattctg
The nucleotide sequence above comes from Fragaria vesca subsp. vesca unplaced genomic scaffold, FraVesHawaii_1.0 scf0512988, whole genome shotgun sequence. Encoded proteins:
- the LOC101305129 gene encoding probable transcription factor PosF21-like — translated: MDKDKSPAHGGGLPPPSGRYSSLLPTGTTYNAKSEPSSSSSFPPLASGATAEPGHFGHGMSSESNHFSHDISRMPDYPPRKLGHRRAHSEIVTLPDDISFDSDLGVVGGADGPSFSDETEEDLLSMYLDMDKFNSSSATSSSFQVGEPSASAPQAAPAFAPATRALTTDNISICTHERPRVRHQHSQSMDGSTTIKPEMLVASSEEMSAVDSKKALSATKLAELALVDPKRAKRIWANRQSAARSKERKMRYIAELEQKVQTLQTEATSLSAQLTLLQRDTNGLTNENSELKLRLQTMEQQVHLQDALNDALKEEIQHLKVLTGQAMPNGGPMMNFASFGAGAAPAPGQQFYPNNQAMHTLLTAQQFQQLQIHSQKQQHQFQQHQLHQLQQQHMQQQQQQLHHQQQQQQQQQQELSGDMQIGATMHSPSQKDNAPEVNQAVAKDC